TGAAAATATTACTTCTTTTCACATGCCAAAACTCGATATTACACTTGCATTTCGGAAAAGTTATGAAAAAAACCATATGTCAATATATGGGTCTGCATTCATATACCGTAAAATCTTCACGTATtctggattaaagaaaaaaaattaaaatacgaAGTGAAAATGGCAGAAGGTAAAATATCAGTACGCATGACTATAAGTCCGGCCAGGCGCTGACCAATGAGAATCCCGGTGCCTCCGTCTGGCTCGCGTGACTCCCGAAAGATTCCGGGGCTGTCTCGTCTCGTCTCGTCTCGTCTCGTGTggagccttttctttttttcttttttaattttctcgcCCCTTTTTCCGGGAAAAAGTCCACCCCAACGATAAAAAAACCTCGTGTCGCCTTCCTTTTGCGTTCTCATAATGACCGTCCTTTTAAGGAAAATGTCTCATGGGGCAGATAGATCGGATAGATGCTCTTGtcgctttctttttctctgtcttctttttgctttttgggtCGCCGCGATCTCGACGTTTCGGCACGTGACGTACGGGTCGCGTTTTGGGCTGGGCCGTGCTACACGCGCCGGGACGAGGAGGTCTTTCGATGTTCGACGACGGGATCCTTCCTGTCCGAGGACCGCGAAGTCGTCGCTAGGTTTTGTCGTCGCTTACGTCTTCGGTCCGCGAGGGGTACGACTTCATTTATGGTTTGTAACAAACCCCACCGGCCACAAAATAGACTGATTTTTAGGCTCCGTGAGAAATATTTAGGGagatgatattattttaatgagtcaatataaaattatttttgttctaaaaaaataaaattctaggaaatcattatctttttcaaaaataaaaaatcaattttcaaattcttaattAAGTATTGGTGCTTGGATTAAAAACTCTATATTTTGGCATAGAAATCTCAACGCCCATTCATGAGCCCTTGGCAATGGAGTCAGATCCCTCATGCTCAAGCCTGGGTCCATCAAGGGCAAGCTTTGAATAAGCTTTGAACTTTAACGCTTTGGCCAGGGTCCATTAAGGCTGGACTCAGGACACTGGAGGCAGTAACATCAAGATAGAGCTCGGATCCTCGACGCCCCAcaaccaaatttaaaaaagaaaataaaggtttcagattttttaattattttttttatatttattttttcttttcttattacttcttcttttgctGGTCTCAGAGCCTTGGCAACGATTAGCAATCACCCACGGGAGAGAGCTCAAGTCTTGTCATATCTCGGCTGTTGGCCCTTACTCGTGCCTTGTTGTCAATGGTTTGCCAATGCCCAGCAACCGACGGATgaagaatcaaagaaaaaaaatataaaaacatatttttaaactacgaaattatttatgtcaaaatgtttatgccAAGTAAAACAGCTAGTGTCAATGCCAACAATTTTCTGGTCAAATGAGATTTTCTTCACCaaatgactaaaaaaaaaattccaattaatttttggattttagcAAAGTGCTATAAACTATtgtcatttttctgaaaaataaattctcaaaaaacattttctaggtaTGTtacattttttgcgaaacaaaacGAAGGCTTAGAGTGTgcttattttgcagaaaattaaTAGTCCATGAaatatttcccaaaaaataattacttcatATCACTaacataatttattttcattgccTAAGAAAATATTCAAGCATATATTACCATTgataatgagaatatttttattAGCTAATTGTTTCAAGCGATTattctaagaaaaatatttttaaatcatttattttctgtaAAATAAATGAAGTTTTAAAATATAATGGATAATCTTTTGAAGGGTCTTCGGTGCCCGCAGCCATGACCTTCGTCACTGGGCCCATGAAGCCGGAACATTGGGACCTGGAGTTATACTCGTatctcatgatttttttaaccaacatcagaaaaatgattttcatattatttataaatgcgataaaatataagaaaattcatATTCCTCGAAAGTAAGtccattttaaaaaagtttCCTCGGGAAAGTTGACTATCCGTTCGTGGAGAACATTATTTGGTGGGAAGGAGGAGTAAAAACAAGGCGCAAagcaaggaaagaaaggaataaaaagagaggaaaatggaCGGAAACACGACAAAGTGCTCGAATAAAAAGGAGGAGCATTGAATGGAGGTAGATTTCATTCCATGTATCGCGAGATTCGCGAATCCCGACCGAACTGAATCTCCCGATCGATCGATTGTCGTCGTCAGTGGCTTCGGAGATCTTCAGATTCGTTTATTAGGACATCCCCGATATCGCTGCCGTACGACGCTCGAGCGATGGCCGttttggcctctctctctctttctctctcgttgAGTGTGCTGCTTTCCTCAGATAAAAACATAGATCAGATTCTCGAAAATCTGAGGCAACAGTAAAAGTGCTGGGGCGTCATTTAATGAGGGGACTTGCCTCTTCTTCTGTTGCCGTCCTTTTGCTCCTGCTTAAATGTGCGCGTGAAAGAGAAGCCAGCGTCGTAGTACGaatcgcttttttttttccctctccaaGATCCGTGTTGCGATGCGGACCGTGGGGTGATTTACTCGGTGCATCGCGGTACGTTGCGATTGATAGGGACGCGGGACGGGGGGGACCGGCACGGTGCGATGAGGATAGCAAGCGCGGTCGCGGCGGCGTGCCTAGGGCTGCTCGTGATGATTCTGGCCCTCGACGTCAACCTTATGTCCTTGACGAACTTGATCGGGATTCAAGGTATCTCTCCTGAATTTTTATGATCATTGGTTTTTCGGCTTGGTTAATCTATCGGTATGGTGGGTGGTGGtaaattgtaaaagaaaattaccaaaaaaattctgaaattattatatgaaagtcaattcaattttaaattttgatcaatctaatcataaattttttaacaacttGTTAGTGTGAtactttcaattaattttggctgaaaaccATTGATgcaaacaatttttgcaattttttaaatctctttttaatttttttgataatatttttcctccttcctttgctaATCGCTTGAGTCTTGGCCATGATTGACAACCGACCGCAAATGATGCTCAGTGAGGTCAAGCCTAGCCCAAGGCTAGTGAAGTTGAGCCTCGCTAGTTGCTAGGTCTCGgagaggtcgagccttgcctatAGTTGGTTGTTAGCTAATGTTTAGGCCCAATTGGTGAAGcaataagggaaaaaaaaacaggcaaaaaaagaaaacaaagaattcaaaaattcattttttttaaaggttgcaaaaattatccacaaaaacgccggtatatatatatatatatagtttaccCAAATTTGATTgtaatgattaaattaaaaggatttggaattgaattgacattcgtacaataaatctctatttgtttcataaaaaatgtataaatttgaaaaacatttctcaaaaaataattacttatattgcttgaaataattaattaatgattattcACAATAATTAATGTCTAAATTTTCGTGgatagtaaaaatattttttattcatttaaattttataagtaatacaatgatcattaaaaaatatttttaaataatttatatcttCGCGAAACAAATGTAATCTAACTTCATCACTCCTTAATTTTCCCTGGACCATATGTTATGCAGATTCCATATGCTATTGGGAACGAGGAATTTAGCATTGTCTTCTTTTCGTGCAGTGCTAAAGGGCTGCGCATGGGCTGTCGACCTGAGGGCCTCGGCCTCGTCGTCGTCGGAAATCCACGCATCGCCGGTCTCCTGCGACCGATCTCATGCCACCTACGACCTTTGCACCGTCGACGGCCCCGCTTTGCTGGACCCCGCGACGGCGACGATCTCCTCCTTGGAACGGACCTCGCCGCCGCGCGCCCCGGTAAAGATCCGCCCTTACACGCGGAAGAGGGACCGGAGCGCGCTCTCGGGGGTCAGAGAGGTGACCATAGCCTCCTCGCCCCCGCCCAACGCCACCTGCGGCGCCACGCAGGCGGCCCCGGCCCTCGTGTTCAGCGCCGGCGGCTACACCGGCAATTTCTTCCACGAGTTCAGCGACGGCCTCGTCCCGCTCTTCATCACCGTCGAGTCCATATTCCCCGACCGCGACGTCACCCTCGCCGTCGTCGACTGTCGTGACTGGTGGCTCCGCAGGTACGCGGACGTGCTCTCCCACTTCAGCCGCCGCCCGGTCATCAACCTAGACAGGCAGAAGGAGACTCTCTGCTTCCCGTCCATCACCGTCGGGCTGATCAAGCATGGCCCGATGACTATCGATCCCAAGCTGCTCCCGCATCCGAAGAGCCTGCGCGACTTCGCCTCCTTCCTCGACGGCGTctacggcggcggcggcgcggcggctcCTCTGCCGAGTGCAGCGGCCGGGGGAAGGCCGCGGCTGGTGCTGGTGAGCCGGCCGAGGAGCGCCGGGCGCGCGTTCCTGAACCTGGGGGAGCTGGAGGCCCTGGCGGAGAGGATCGGGTTCGAGGTTCGGCGATTCGCGCCGAACCGGGGGACGCGGCTGGCGGAGTCGTGCAGGCTCGTGCGGGGGAGCCACGCCATGGTAGGGGTGCACGGGGCGGCGATGACGCACGCGGTGTTCCTGAGGCCGGGGTCGGTGCTGCTGCAGGTGGTGCCGGTGGGGACGACGTGGCTGTCGGAGGCCTACTTCGGGAGGCCGGCGAGGGAGATGGGGCTGGAGTACGTGGAGTACAGGATCGGGGCGAACGAGAGCAGCCTGGCGGAGGAGTACGGCGCCGACAGCGTGGTGCTGAGGGATCCGAGGGCGGTGGTGGGAGGGGAGTGGAAGAACATGCGCCTGTATCTGAAGACGCAGAACGTGAGGCTGGACCTGGGGAGGTTCAGGGCGTCCCTGGAGAGGGCCTACGTCAAGGCCAAGGCGTTCATGGAGACTGGAGAGTCGAGTTAGCAAGCGATCGAATTCTTCTTTTCTCGTATTTTTATAGGAAGGTAAAATCAAGAGGGGTGAGTGTGGTTCGAGAGTAAAACGGAaccaaattgaaagaaattgttCTAGTTCCGGATTTTAGAGTATGCGAGGGGggttttaattttcgaaaattgagAAGCCCGCTCTAAATAAGTTCTGGCAATGAAATCTATAATaaatctttgtatttttcttgtactatatctttgcaaaattttgcaaGTATTGGATAATGTGTAATCTAAAATCATTAGATTGAGCTTTCATTTTAGGCATGTTCATGATTAGGAATTTTACTTCGTtaacattttatatatttggCGTGTCTAAAAATGAGCTATGATTAGTGGACTATAGCTCATTCCAATCGTACATGTGGCGCCCGAGCAAATCCTGAAACTTCGATGTTTACGCTTCGGGTACGGGATTCGAGTTCAAAAAATTTGGGAACTAGTTCGGAAGGATAGGCTTCATATTCCAAGTAGAATCTGGACCAATCCTGAAACGGCCGGTCCCAAAAAATCTGGAGAATTCTTGTGTAGATCCATTTTGATTAAAGATGCAAGCCAAATTTTGGGCCGATGAGTCGGGCCATTACCGTTCTCGACAGGCGTGTTTTTCTCGTTGCTGGGCTTTGAAGGGCACGAGGCTTGTCCTGTCCGGCCCGGCCCACGAGCACTTTCCCAGGAACTCGTTTTTCAAAGCAGAGCGGGAAGTCGCGAGATAGAGCTCCAGGGCGATGttcatgccttctctctctctacctaaATCTTCTTCACCAGACCAGCTATCCTGCTTCCGTCACCGGCGGCGCGCCCCGTCCCGTTTCCGGGTTTCGATCGCCTCCCGAGAAGGAGAAGAGCGCTAGAGCGGCGCCCGACCCGAAAGCCCGCCTCCGCAATCCCTGCGGCGGATTCCGGATCTGCACGGCGGCGCTCCGATGATTGCAGCTCGCCGGAAGCTCGAGAGCCCCGCCGGGGACGCCATCTCCGGAGTCCGGTTCGCTCCCCGGTCCAACAACCTCCTCGTCTCTTCCTGGGACTCTGTGAGCGCGGTTCCTCTCTCccaaattaatgattttttcttttttttcgcaGTATTTTAAGTTTTGTTTTCCTTCATTCGTTTGGGATTTGATGAGCTGTGCTCTGCGCAGTGCCTCAGGTTGTTCGACGCGGATAGTTCCGAGCTCAGATTAGAGGCTCCCTCCGAAGCCGCCCTCCTCGGTTGTTGCTTCCAGGACGAGTCCGTTGCTTTCGGCGTCGGCTCTGATGGTTCCGTGATGAGGTGAATCCGATTCGCGAGACCGTACTGGCAGCCGAGTTCTTTTTTTTCGCCTTTCTGTCTTCAATTACTGcgttctctttccttttgccCATCTGTTGATGCTACTGGTTCGTGCGTTTGTGCCTCTTCGCTGCTCGAGCGAGTCGATAGATAATTCTGTGGAATTGGGCTTCTGAATTAGGGAGGTCAACAGCTCACCATCATCAGGAACTTGGATTTTCTTGCTAATTCGGGTGTTTGAAACTTAGTAAATGTTCTAAACTTAGGCTTGTGAGCGTGGCATCTTTTTAAGATTTAGACTTTACATGGTCTTGCTCTAAAGTGTGAGCACGAGGTTGGGTCGATCTGCCCTTTTGAAGTTCTTGGCGGTTACTTCTTTGTTCCCTACTGTTTTCGTGCAGCCCTTAATTGTAGAGTCAGGCTTGTTGGGGTTGCTGACATAAATGTCTTGTCGGTCAGTACATCAGATTCCTAAACAATGTGTGGTTTAAGTTGTTGCTTGAACATTCGGAGGAGTGATGACAAGGTTAATGCATGGGAAATGAGTTCTCTCCCTAAAAAGCTTGGTTTGCTTTCATTCGGTTATGTAGTTCTTCCTTGGGGTCTATTGTCTAAGTGGTATAGCATCTTATAGATGTAAGGGGAGTAATTTTTCTTACGTTTGACTGCCTCATTGGCTGGATTTCATCTTTAGTAAGATCCTTTCCCCGAATCATTTTGGAAACTGTATATAGGTACGATTTGCACTCTGGAGCTCAGGACACGATTGGAAGTCATGCTGATATAGCAACCTGTATTGAATGCTCTGATCAAACTTGTAAGTTCTCAACACTATCTCACCCTTGATGTATCAGATACTGAACATATTTCTTCCATTAAAGGTAAAAATCTCTTCAATGAAGTCATTTCCCTGGCATCAATTTATGGCGTGGGCTTGTAGAGAGGTTTAAATCTGGAACTTGAAGCTTGTTTTACACACGAGACATCTGGATCTAAATAATTATGTCAATAGCAAGTTTGTTGAAAGATTAAAAATCTTCCTTTGTGAAGAATAAGATGTTTCAGGCTCTCAGTTTTTAAAATCTCCTTTTCCTGTAAGTGG
This Eucalyptus grandis isolate ANBG69807.140 chromosome 7, ASM1654582v1, whole genome shotgun sequence DNA region includes the following protein-coding sequences:
- the LOC104455743 gene encoding alpha-1,3-arabinosyltransferase XAT3; this translates as MRIASAVAAACLGLLVMILALDVNLMSLTNLIGIQVLKGCAWAVDLRASASSSSEIHASPVSCDRSHATYDLCTVDGPALLDPATATISSLERTSPPRAPVKIRPYTRKRDRSALSGVREVTIASSPPPNATCGATQAAPALVFSAGGYTGNFFHEFSDGLVPLFITVESIFPDRDVTLAVVDCRDWWLRRYADVLSHFSRRPVINLDRQKETLCFPSITVGLIKHGPMTIDPKLLPHPKSLRDFASFLDGVYGGGGAAAPLPSAAAGGRPRLVLVSRPRSAGRAFLNLGELEALAERIGFEVRRFAPNRGTRLAESCRLVRGSHAMVGVHGAAMTHAVFLRPGSVLLQVVPVGTTWLSEAYFGRPAREMGLEYVEYRIGANESSLAEEYGADSVVLRDPRAVVGGEWKNMRLYLKTQNVRLDLGRFRASLERAYVKAKAFMETGESS